The following proteins are encoded in a genomic region of Anolis carolinensis isolate JA03-04 unplaced genomic scaffold, rAnoCar3.1.pri scaffold_12, whole genome shotgun sequence:
- the plp1 gene encoding myelin proteolipid protein isoform X1 produces MGLLDCCARCLVGAPVASLVATGLCFLGVALFCGCGHEALTGTEHLIETYFSKNYQDYEYLVDIIHDFQYAIYGVAGFFFLFGALLLAEGFYTTGAVRQIFGDYKTTICGKGLSATVTGGQKGRGSRGHRQAHSMELLCQCLGKWLGHPDKFVGITYALAVLWLLVLSCSAVPVYIYFNTWTTCNSIANHSKTAAGIGNLCTDARMYGVLPWNASPGRVCGQSLLSVCKTSEFQMTFHLFIAAFVGAAITLVALLTFIIAATYNFAVLKLMGRGTKF; encoded by the exons GTTTGCTAGACTGCTGCGCCAGGTGCTTAGTTGGGGCCCCCGTTGCCTCTCTGGTGGCCACTGGCCTGTGTTTCTTGGGGGTGGCCCTTTTTTGCGGCTGTGGACATGAAGCACTCACAGGCACAGAGCATCTGATCGAGACCTACTTCTCCAAAAACTACCAGGACTATGAGTACCTGGTGGACAT AATCCATGACTTCCAGTACGCCATTTACGGAGTCGccggcttcttcttcctctttggaGCCCTCCTGCTGGCCGAAGGCTTTTACACCACGGGCGCTGTCAGGCAGATCTTTGGCGACTACAAGACCACCATCTGTGGCAAGGGCCTGAGCGCTACGGTAACAGGGGGCCAGAAGGGGAGGGGTTCCAGAGGACACCGGCAAGCTCACTCTATGGAGCTGCTCTGTCAGTGTCTGGGAAAGTGGCTAGGACATCCTGACAAG TTTGTGGGCATCACCTACGCCTTAGCCGTCCTCTGGCTCCTGGTGCTGTCTTGCTCCGCGGTGCCCGTCTACATCTACTTCAACACCTGGACGACGTGCAACTCCATCGCCAACCACAGCAAAACTGCTGCCGGCATCGGCAACCTCTGCACTGATGCCAGGATGTATG GAGTCCTGCCCTGGAATGCCTCCCCAGGAAGAGTTTGTGGCCAGAGCCTCCTCTCTGTCTGCAAAACATCTGAG TTCCAGATGACGTTCCACCTGTTTATTGCTGCCTTTGTGGGAGCTGCAATCACTCTGGTGGCCCTG CTCACTTTCATCATCGCCGCCACCTACAACTTTGCGGTCCTGAAGCTGATGGGCCGGGGCACAAAGTTCTAA
- the rab9b gene encoding ras-related protein Rab-9B — MSGKSLLLKVILLGDGGVGKSSLMNRYVTNRFDSQAFHTIGVEFLNRDLEVDGRFVTLQIWDTAGQERFKSLRTPFYRGADCCLLTFSVDDRQSFENLGHWRKEFVCYANIRDPDRFPFVVLGNKVDKLERVVGPEEARAWCLEHGNYPYLETSAKDDTNVAVAFEEAVRQVLAMEEQMEHCMMGHTIDLRSGAKSRSSCC; from the coding sequence ATGAGTGGGAAGTCCCTGCTGCTGAAGGTGATCCTCCTTGGAGACGGAGGCGTCGGGAAGAGCTCCCTGATGAACCGCTATGTGACCAACCGGTTCGACTCGCAGGCCTTCCACACCATCGGGGTGGAGTTCCTCAACCGGGACCTGGAGGTGGACGGGCGCTTCGTTACACTCCAGATCTGGGACACGGCCGGGCAGGAGCGCTTCAAGAGTTTACGGACGCCCTTCTATCGGGGGGCCGACTGCTGCCTGCTGACCTTCAGCGTGGATGACCGGCAGAGCTTCGAGAACCTGGGCCACTGGCGGAAGGAGTTTGTCTGCTACGCTAACATCCGGGACCCTGACCGCTTCCCCTTCGTGGTCCTGGGTAACAAGGTGGACaagctggagcgggtggtgggacCCGAGGAGGCCCGTGCCTGGTGCCTGGAGCATGGCAACTACCCCTACCTGGAGACCAGTGCCAAGGATGACACCAACGTGGCTGTGGCCTTTGAGGAGGCTGTGCGGCAGGTGCTCGCCATGGAGGAGCAGATGGAGCACTGTATGATGGGACACACCATCGACCTCCGCTCTGGTGCGAAGTCCAGGTCTTCCTGCTGCTGA
- the plp1 gene encoding myelin proteolipid protein isoform X2 yields the protein MGLLDCCARCLVGAPVASLVATGLCFLGVALFCGCGHEALTGTEHLIETYFSKNYQDYEYLVDIIHDFQYAIYGVAGFFFLFGALLLAEGFYTTGAVRQIFGDYKTTICGKGLSATFVGITYALAVLWLLVLSCSAVPVYIYFNTWTTCNSIANHSKTAAGIGNLCTDARMYGVLPWNASPGRVCGQSLLSVCKTSEFQMTFHLFIAAFVGAAITLVALLTFIIAATYNFAVLKLMGRGTKF from the exons GTTTGCTAGACTGCTGCGCCAGGTGCTTAGTTGGGGCCCCCGTTGCCTCTCTGGTGGCCACTGGCCTGTGTTTCTTGGGGGTGGCCCTTTTTTGCGGCTGTGGACATGAAGCACTCACAGGCACAGAGCATCTGATCGAGACCTACTTCTCCAAAAACTACCAGGACTATGAGTACCTGGTGGACAT AATCCATGACTTCCAGTACGCCATTTACGGAGTCGccggcttcttcttcctctttggaGCCCTCCTGCTGGCCGAAGGCTTTTACACCACGGGCGCTGTCAGGCAGATCTTTGGCGACTACAAGACCACCATCTGTGGCAAGGGCCTGAGCGCTACG TTTGTGGGCATCACCTACGCCTTAGCCGTCCTCTGGCTCCTGGTGCTGTCTTGCTCCGCGGTGCCCGTCTACATCTACTTCAACACCTGGACGACGTGCAACTCCATCGCCAACCACAGCAAAACTGCTGCCGGCATCGGCAACCTCTGCACTGATGCCAGGATGTATG GAGTCCTGCCCTGGAATGCCTCCCCAGGAAGAGTTTGTGGCCAGAGCCTCCTCTCTGTCTGCAAAACATCTGAG TTCCAGATGACGTTCCACCTGTTTATTGCTGCCTTTGTGGGAGCTGCAATCACTCTGGTGGCCCTG CTCACTTTCATCATCGCCGCCACCTACAACTTTGCGGTCCTGAAGCTGATGGGCCGGGGCACAAAGTTCTAA